CGTCGAGTCGTGCACGCCGTCCCCGTCGGAGTCGGCCTCCGGGCAGCCGGGGCGCTCCGGATCGGGGTTGTCGCCCTGATGCGTGTCGGGACAGATGTCTTCGCGATCCGAGACGCCGTCCTCGTCGCGATCGACGAGCGGGCAGCCCGGGCGCGCCGGGTCGGGGTTGTCGCCCGCGGGGATCTGCGGGCAGAGATCCTGCCCGTCGAGCACGCCGTCGCCGTCGCTGTCCGCGCCCGGGCCCTCGCGCGGCTCCTCCGCCAGGCGGACCACCAGCGAGACGCCACCCCAGATGCTCGAGGCGTCCTGAGGCACGTCGCCTTCGGCCGCGAAGAGGTGCGAGTAGCGCAGCATCGGTCCGAGCCCGACGAGCGGGTGGAGGTCGAACTCGAAGCCCGCGCCGACGTCGATCGCGAAGCGGTGGAGGTCGCCCGTGAGCCCGTAGTTGGCGTTCGCGTCGACGAAGAGTCGCCCGACGTCGCCGATCCGCGGCTCGAAGCGCAGGCCGCCGCCAGCGAAGAACAGCTGCCCTGCGCCGTTCTCACCAGGGAAGAGCTGCACGCCGAGGGCGAGCTGGAGGGCGAGCATGTCGACGATGCGGAAGCCCGGTCGCAGCGCGCCGGAGACGCCCGCCTCGAAGCCGAGGTCGTCCCGTTGAAAGTCGGCGAGCTGCCCGCCGACCAGTGCTTCGCCGCGCAGCTCCAGACGCTCGAGCTGGGCCGCCGCGGGGGCGGTCAGTCCGAGCGCGGCGATGCCGACGATGAAAGCCAAAGCCCGTGTCATACCGGCCCGCCAAAGCAGGCCGCGAGCCAACCGAGAGCTGCGCGAGAGTCTGTCCCCGATCGCGGGCGCGTTCCCCACAGGTGTGGGGTGGCTACCTACAGACGAGCGTTGCGCGAGAGCCTGCGCAACACCTGCGCAGTGAGGCGAACCCCCACTTCTCTCGGCCCCTCGATCGGGGATGATGGGTACGGCGCGCCGCTTGCGTATGGGCGCCGCGTCGTGCGGAGGTGATGCGCGTGGGCTCGAAGTCGCCCTTGTGGTCCGTGATCGGGATCGCCGTGCTGGCGTACGCGTCGCTGGGGTTCGGGCCCGTCTCGGCGCGGCCTCGCACCGACCAGTGC
The Sandaracinaceae bacterium genome window above contains:
- a CDS encoding OmpA family protein, which encodes MAFIVGIAALGLTAPAAAQLERLELRGEALVGGQLADFQRDDLGFEAGVSGALRPGFRIVDMLALQLALGVQLFPGENGAGQLFFAGGGLRFEPRIGDVGRLFVDANANYGLTGDLHRFAIDVGAGFEFDLHPLVGLGPMLRYSHLFAAEGDVPQDASSIWGGVSLVVRLAEEPREGPGADSDGDGVLDGQDLCPQIPAGDNPDPARPGCPLVDRDEDGVSDREDICPDTHQGDNPDPERPGCPEADSDGDGVHDSTDECPSTPQGEHPDPDRPGCPEADTDSDTFVDSEDQCPEVHVGPHPDPERQGCPLPDRDNDMVPDATDACPDRPGAPNEDPELNGCPSLVHIQDGQIHINRPVFFATDSDRILPRSMPVMRALRDAMRASPFIRRISIEGHTDDRGTEEHNLDLSNRRAHSVMTWLVEQGVEPDRLEAHGFGEGRPLIPEENRRARAVNRRVEFHILDPAPPERQTARIPGGESEQTAPSAGAAEGGAR